From the Cupriavidus necator N-1 genome, one window contains:
- the frc gene encoding formyl-CoA transferase: MNLPLNGIKIIDFTHVQAGPACTQLLAWFGADVIKVERPGSGDVTRTQLRDIPDVDALYFTMLNSNKRSLTLDTKKPEGKKILEQLIRESDVLVENFGPGALDRMGFSWERINELNPKMIVASVKGFSDGHHYEDLKVYENVAQCAGGAASTTGFWDGPPTVSAAALGDSNTGMHLAIGILTALIGRDKTGKGQKVAVSMQDAVLNLCRVKLRDQQRLDRLGYLEEYPQYPHGSFSDVVPRGGNAGGGGQPGWVLKCKGWETDPNAYIYFTIQGHAWEPICKALGKPEWISDPNYATAKARQPHIFDIFNTIEEWLADKTKYEAVDILRKFDIPCSPVLSMKEIADDPSLRASGSITEVPHKERGTYLTVGSPIKFSDMKPEITGSPLLGEHSDEVLAGLGYGADDIKRLRESQVI; the protein is encoded by the coding sequence GTGAACCTCCCGCTCAACGGCATCAAGATCATCGACTTCACGCACGTCCAGGCCGGGCCCGCCTGCACGCAGCTTCTCGCTTGGTTCGGCGCCGACGTGATCAAGGTCGAGCGCCCCGGTTCCGGCGATGTCACGCGCACCCAGCTGCGCGACATCCCGGATGTCGATGCGCTGTACTTCACCATGCTCAACTCCAACAAGCGCAGCCTGACGCTGGATACCAAGAAGCCGGAAGGCAAGAAGATCCTGGAGCAGCTGATCCGCGAATCGGACGTGCTGGTCGAGAACTTCGGCCCGGGCGCGCTGGACCGCATGGGCTTCTCGTGGGAGCGCATCAACGAACTGAACCCCAAGATGATCGTGGCTTCGGTCAAGGGCTTCAGCGACGGCCACCACTATGAAGACCTGAAGGTCTATGAGAACGTGGCCCAGTGCGCCGGCGGCGCGGCTTCGACCACTGGTTTTTGGGACGGCCCGCCGACGGTATCCGCCGCGGCGCTGGGCGATTCCAACACCGGCATGCACCTGGCCATCGGCATCCTGACCGCGCTGATCGGCCGCGACAAGACCGGCAAGGGCCAGAAGGTGGCGGTGTCGATGCAGGATGCGGTGCTGAACCTGTGCCGCGTCAAGCTGCGCGACCAGCAGCGCCTGGACCGCCTGGGCTACCTGGAAGAGTACCCGCAGTATCCGCATGGCAGCTTCAGCGACGTGGTGCCGCGCGGCGGCAACGCGGGCGGCGGCGGCCAGCCGGGCTGGGTGCTGAAGTGCAAGGGCTGGGAGACCGACCCCAACGCCTATATCTACTTCACCATCCAGGGCCATGCCTGGGAGCCGATCTGCAAGGCGCTGGGCAAGCCGGAATGGATTTCAGATCCCAACTACGCCACCGCCAAGGCACGCCAGCCGCATATCTTCGATATCTTCAACACCATCGAGGAATGGCTGGCCGACAAGACCAAGTACGAGGCCGTGGACATCCTGCGCAAGTTCGACATCCCGTGCTCGCCGGTGCTGTCGATGAAGGAAATCGCCGATGATCCGTCGCTGCGCGCCAGCGGCAGCATCACCGAGGTGCCGCACAAGGAGCGCGGCACCTACCTGACGGTGGGCAGCCCGATCAAGTTCTCCGACATGAAGCCGGAAATCACCGGGTCGCCGCTGCTGGGCGAGCATAGCGATGAAGTGCTGGCCGGCCTGGGCTACGGTGCGGACGACATCAAGCGCCTGCGCGAGTCCCAGGTGATCTGA
- the oxc gene encoding oxalyl-CoA decarboxylase, with product MAEVGNELQRHAAEEHQAQTDGFHLVIDALKLNGIENIYGLPGIPVTDLARLAQANGMRVISFRHEQNAGNAAAIAGFLTQKPGVCLTVSAPGFLNGLTALAHATTNCFPMILISGSSEREIVDLQQGDYEEMDQLAIARPHAKAAFRVLHAEDIGVGIARAIRAAVSGRPGGVYLDLPAKLLGQSMEAEKGRKSLIKVVDPAPRQLPAPDSVDRAVALLKSAKRPLILLGKGAAYARAEADIRTLVEKTGIPYLPMSMAKGLLPDTHPQSASAARSYVLAEADVVLLVGARLNWLLSHGKGKTWGKPKQFIQIDIAATEMDSNVAIAAPVVGDIGSCVSAILDKVGDDFAKPGAEWLNAVADRRDTNLAKMAETLAKSKDVSPMNFHGALGVLKDVVKANPGISFVNEGANTLDYARAVIDMYEPRKRLDVGTWGVMGVGMGYAVAAAVETNKPVLALCGDSAFGFSGMEVETICRYNLPVCIVIFNNNGVYKGIDVNPTGGKDPAVTTFVPGARYDKMMEAFGGVGHNVTTPAELEAAVNEALRSGKPTLVNAVIDPAAGTESGRLTNLNPQSSAKK from the coding sequence GAAGCTGAATGGCATCGAAAACATCTACGGCCTGCCGGGCATTCCGGTCACCGATCTGGCTCGTCTGGCGCAGGCCAACGGCATGCGCGTCATCAGCTTCCGTCACGAGCAGAACGCAGGCAACGCAGCAGCGATTGCGGGCTTTCTCACGCAAAAGCCGGGCGTCTGCCTGACCGTGTCTGCGCCTGGCTTCCTGAACGGGCTGACGGCGCTGGCGCATGCGACCACCAACTGCTTCCCGATGATCCTGATCAGCGGCTCGAGCGAGCGCGAGATCGTCGATTTGCAGCAGGGTGACTACGAAGAGATGGACCAGCTGGCCATCGCCCGTCCGCACGCCAAGGCTGCCTTCCGCGTGCTGCACGCTGAAGACATTGGTGTCGGGATCGCGCGTGCCATTCGTGCCGCCGTGTCGGGCCGTCCGGGCGGTGTGTACCTGGACCTGCCGGCCAAGCTGCTGGGCCAGTCGATGGAAGCCGAGAAGGGCCGCAAGTCGCTGATCAAGGTGGTGGATCCGGCCCCGCGCCAACTGCCTGCACCGGACTCGGTCGACCGTGCCGTCGCGCTGCTGAAGAGCGCCAAGCGCCCGCTGATCCTGCTGGGCAAGGGTGCCGCGTACGCACGCGCCGAAGCGGATATCCGCACGCTGGTCGAGAAGACGGGCATTCCGTACCTGCCGATGTCGATGGCCAAGGGCCTGCTGCCCGATACGCACCCGCAATCGGCCTCGGCCGCACGCTCGTATGTGCTGGCTGAAGCTGACGTGGTGTTGCTGGTCGGCGCCCGCCTGAATTGGCTGCTGTCGCACGGCAAGGGCAAGACCTGGGGCAAGCCGAAGCAGTTCATCCAGATCGACATCGCGGCGACCGAGATGGACAGCAACGTCGCCATCGCCGCGCCGGTAGTGGGTGACATTGGTTCGTGCGTGTCGGCGATCCTCGATAAGGTCGGCGATGACTTTGCCAAGCCGGGTGCCGAGTGGCTGAACGCGGTGGCCGACCGCAGGGACACGAACCTGGCGAAGATGGCCGAGACCCTGGCCAAGTCCAAGGATGTCTCGCCGATGAACTTCCACGGCGCGCTGGGCGTGCTGAAGGATGTCGTCAAGGCCAATCCGGGCATCTCGTTTGTCAACGAAGGCGCCAACACGCTGGACTACGCCCGTGCGGTGATCGACATGTACGAGCCGCGCAAGCGCCTGGACGTGGGCACCTGGGGCGTGATGGGCGTGGGCATGGGCTACGCGGTCGCCGCGGCGGTCGAGACCAACAAGCCGGTGCTGGCGCTGTGCGGTGACAGTGCGTTCGGTTTCTCTGGCATGGAAGTCGAGACGATCTGCCGTTACAACCTGCCGGTCTGCATCGTCATTTTCAACAACAACGGCGTCTACAAGGGCATCGACGTGAATCCGACCGGCGGCAAGGATCCGGCGGTCACGACATTCGTCCCGGGCGCCCGCTACGACAAGATGATGGAAGCGTTCGGTGGCGTCGGTCACAACGTCACCACGCCGGCGGAACTCGAAGCTGCGGTGAACGAAGCCCTGCGCTCGGGCAAGCCCACGCTGGTCAACGCTGTCATCGATCCGGCTGCTGGCACCGAAAGCGGTCGTCTGACCAATCTGAATCCGCAAAGCTCGGCCAAGAAGTAA